The genomic DNA CAGGCGACGCGCGTCGCCAACTCCCACACGACGCGACTCGGCTCGGCGCCGAGCGCGATGCGGATCCCGATCTCGCGCCGGCGCGTCGTCACCGCGAGGGCGACGAGACCGTACAGGCCGATCACCGCCAGTATCACCGCCGCGAGGCCGAACGCGGAGATGAGGCTGGTCTGGAGCCGCGTCTCGTCGATCGTCGCGTCGAGATTGTCGTCGAGCGTCATGAGCCCGAACAGCGCGCGCGTCGGTTCCAGTCGCCTAACGGTGGCGCGGATCGCGCCGACGAGCGCGCGCGGATCGCCGCCGCTGCGAACGACGTACTCCGGATCCGGCCAGTCGCCCGGCCCGAGACACATGTAGACGTACGGCACCGCAGGCGCGCGCAGGTTGTCCTCGCGAATGTCGTCGACGACCCCGATGATCTCCGTATTCGGCGCGTCCGGGCGATCCTGCTCCCAGCGCAGAAAGCGACCGACGACACCGCGGCCATCGGCGTAGGTGGTGACGAAGCGCCGGTTGACCAGCACCTTGGGGCCGCCGTTGCGCACGACGGCGAGGTCGGGGCAGGTCGTGCCGGCGACGAGCGGCGCAGCGAGCGCGGAGAAGTAGCCACTGGTGACACTCCGCTCGCCGATGGTGAGCAAACTCTCATCACCGGTCCCAGTGGTGGTGAGGTCCTGGAGGTGGACGCGGTAGCGGATCGTCGCGTTCGACGCAGGAAGGAAGTTCGCGAAACCGACGCCGGTGACGCCCGGAAGATTCGCCAGCGCGCCGAGGAGATCACGCTGCATTCGTCCAACCGCGGCACGGTCCTCGTCCCATGCGGCGCCGACGTGGAAGGTGACGCTGTGCGACGCGTCGAACCCCGGATTCTCGTGCGTGAGGTTGTAGTAGCTCCGAAGCATCAGCGCGGTACTGCACAAGAGCAGCGTCGCTATGGCAATCTGGCCGGCGACGAGCACACCCTGTCCGCGCCACGCTGACGATGTTCCGCGGCCCGCTCGCGAAATCGCCGCCGCGATGGCGCCGCGTGTCGCACGCCACGCCGGGAGCGCACCGCAGGCCAGCGCTGCCCCGACTCCGCACAGCGACGCGATCGCGAGCGCTCGCCAGTCGACACCGATGCCGGTCGACCGTGGGAGCGATGCGAGCCGCGCCGACCCCACGCGCAGGAGCACGACGTCCGCGGCGACCGCGAGCACGATCGCCATGGCGGCAATGATTAAAACTTCCTGAACGATCCCCGCGACGACCTGACCGCGCGTCGCGCCGAGGAAGCCCCGGATCGCCAGCTCGTGCTCTCGCTGCTGGAGCTGGGCGAGCATCAGGCCGGCCGTATTGGCGACGGCGATCAGCAGCAGCATCGCCACGGAGCCGAGGACGAAGAGGAGCGGCTGGCGGACGTCGCCGACGCGCGAGCTCGCGAGGTCGGTCACCTGCGCGGACCAATTCTTGTCCGTGGCGGGGAACTCCTCCCCGAGCTCCGCCTGCACACGCGCGAGGTCCCGCTGGGCAGCGGCGATGGTGACGCCGGGCTTCATGCGTCCGACGCCGGTGAGAAAGCGCGCGTCGCGCGTGGCGAGCATGCGGGGCCAGGGCTGCGCCGGGATCCAGAGGTCGATCCCGTTAGGCGCGAAGTCCCGAGGCATCACGCCGACGATCGGATAGCTCTGACCCGCGAGGAGGAGACGTCGGCCGAGCACGTCCTGGCGACGCTGATACCGGCGCTCCCAGAGATGATCACTGATGACCGCAGCTGCCGGGCCGCCGGCGACCTCCTCGTTGGGCGTGAAGGTCCGGCCGACTGTAGGGCGCACGCCGTACACCGCGAAGAATCGGGCCGACGTCCGCCGCGAGGCGAGTCGCTCCGGAACGTCGCCGCTCGTCTCGGTGACGTTCTCGGCGTAGCTCCCGGAGATTGACACGAAGGTTCGATTACGGCGGTTCCAATCCTCGAGGCGGCCCGGAGCGAGCAGGCCAGTTGCCTCGCTCTTGGCGGAATTGGCCTCCATGACGAGGACGAGACGGTCGGGCTCGGGGTAGGGAAGGGGCTTGAGGACCGTCGCGTCGACGATGGAGAATACGCCGGTCGTCGCTGCGATCCCGGCGCCAAGGACGACGATGGCCGCGATGGCGAATCCGGGGCGGCGGACGAGTGATCGCACGGCCTGCTTCCAGGGTCGGATCATCGTGAGTCGAGGTCAACGGTGAGTGGCGACTGCGTCAGCTGCATCCATCAGACAATGCCAAAGGCCGGTGCGTTGTGTTCAAGAAGGTGTCCACGACAATCTGATCGCCGATTGAAAACGAATTCGTGATTCAATAGGCTCAAAGCGGTGGGATTAGAAATCGCGGCGCGACAAGCGCGACAACGCCGCTCCCACAACGCAGACGGCAAAGAGGCCGGCGTAGAGCAGGGCTTGGTTGCTCGGAATCGAGACGTTCGCAAACGGCGAAAAGGACAGTGATCCCGCCAGCGGTGTTTGCATCTCGAACGCCGCTCGGCGCCACAGCGATTCGCTCGGCATCAGCAGGCTCGTGACTACACCGAGCGTCACGATGTGCTCACTCTGCGAAAAGCCACTCACCTGCTCGAGCCAACCTCCCATGAACGCCACGGCTTGTAACCCAAGCGCGAGCACGCCCACCGTGAGCGTCGTGAATCGCGTCCCCAGGTAGAACGTCACCGCCAACACGAGCACGCACTCACCGCTCATGAGCAAGAATCCGCGAACAGGATGCTCGGGTAACACACCGGTGGCCGCGTACGCGACGGCGATGGTTCCACAAAAGGTGAGCGCAACGAAGGCAATGATCATCGCCACGAAGCCGACGAACTTGCCACCCAGAATCTGCCAACGCGCGATCGGTTTCGTCGCGATTGCCTGGATCGTTCCGGACGTGATCTCGCCGGCGATGGTGTCGATCGATGTCAGGATCGTCATCACCACGGCCAGCAGATCGCACGTGTACAATCCCACCATGAGCATGCCGCTCTCGACCTGGTATCGCACGAAGGGCGACATCGGCCGACTCTGGAATTCAAGAACTTGTAATCGGAGCGCGATGGCGAAGATTGCCAGGAGTATCGCCGCAGCCGCGAGGGCGGTCCACAGAATTCGTCGGCGAGCGGCCTCGCGAAAAGTGACGCCCGCCATGATCCAGAGCGGTCTCACAAACCTCGGTCCTCTCCGACGAGTTGCATGAATGTTTCTTCCAACGACGTGGGTGCCGGAGAGAACTCAAAGACCTCGGCGCCGCTCAGCGCCAGCCGACGCACTATCTCCGGGAGAACGTCCTCTGACGAGACGTCAAAGGTGTATTCATCCACCTGCGCGCTCGGACGAATCGGCGAGGTTACGTACACGGCGAGATGATCGAAAATCGCAGGTGGCATGTTCCGGGCTCGGAGGCGTATCCGGCGCTCGCTTCCGTTGCCGGATGCGGTGAGCTCCCGACTTGCGACGATCTCGCCGTTATTAATGAACGCGACACGGTCGCACGTCACTTCGATCTCGCTCAAGAGATGCGAATTGAGGAAGACGGTCACTCCGCGGTCGCGTTGACCACGGATGATGTCTCTCACCAATCGTCGTCCCATGGGATCGAGTCCCGAGGTCGGCTCGTCGAGGAACAGGATGCGCGGTTCGTGCATCAGCGCCTGCGCGAGTCCGAGTCGCTGCAACATGCCCTTCGAGAATCCGCGCAGACGGCGACGCGCGTGCGCCGCGATGCCGACGAGCTCCAGCACTTCGGGTGCTCTCCCTCGGGCGCTCGCGGTTGTCATCCCGGCGAGCCGCCCATGAAGCTCGAGTAGCTCGCTTGCCGTCAGCCACTCGTAGAACCGAAAGTCCTCCGGCAGGAAACCGATTTGACGCCGGACCTCGACGTCTCCGATGGGAGCGCCGAGCACCGTTCCGCTGCCGGCCGTCGGCCTAACGAGTCCGAGCAGCATCTTGATCGACGTACTTTTTCCTGCGCCGTTAGGGCCGAGGAATCCGAAGATCTCACCTTCGCGTACACGCAGCGTCAGGTTGCGGACGGCGATCTGATGGCCGAACGCCTTGCGCAGGCTGTGCGTCTCGATTGCGACTGCCTCACGCATCAGTTCACCGAAGCGGCGAGCGAGGCGGCGTCGGCAGAGCTTCCATAACCGGTGATCGTGAACACGATGCCGTCGCTGAGCCACGCCAGCACGTAGGTTGGTCCTCGGCGGCCCCCAGTGATCATGAGCATTGCCGGTGCGCCACCCACCGAGGTGAGCACGTACGATCGCATGAATCTCGGTGGGGCGATCGTCACCGCGGCCGGCCAGCCGAAGAGTCTTCGGAAGTCGCGTGATTGATTTGGGCTCATTCCGGACAGCTCCAAGGCAACCGTCATGACTGCTGCGGTATCGAGTGCTGGAGGCACCGTGATAGCCGCGAGCGGGGTCTCCGTGAGCACGATGCAATTGCCATTGTCAGTGGATGGCGGTGGCGGCCCCTGTATTTGAGCTTGAATCGTGTTGGCGACCGGTGCGGGACAGTTCCCAAACTCGGCGCGCACGCTACGCGGCGTCATGAGCGAGATCGGCGCGTTATCGAGCGAAGAGGGCAGGGAAGTCCGCGGAAAACCGGCTTCGGCGAGTAGTGTGCGCAGCTGGTCGCCTCGCACACGGGTCTCGACGCGATGCGCTCCGGTCACGAGGAGCTTGGCCGCATCGCTGCGACCGTGCAGAGTGCGAACGCGAAAACCGGCGACGCGACTCGCTTCGACAACGTCTCTCATCGCGGTGTCTGGTTCATCGCGGAAGACAGTCGTGGACTCTGCAACGATGCCGGCGACGACATCTTGCAGTTGTCGAGTGTTCGAGCCGCCGACCGTGGTCACCGCCGCGTTCACCGCTGCCGGTCGCGCGGTGCGGAGCGACGCGATGAACCGACTTCCGATTGACTGGTTCTGAACACGCAACGCGAGCGTGCCAACAACCACCACGAGGACCGCAAGGCGCCCGACGCCACGACGCCAGCCACCGCGTGATACCGTTCCGCTGATCATGGCGCGAGCACCGCCCTGCCTCGTGTAACGGGAGATTGTCCAGCATTTGTATCTAGTCGCGGGAAGCTGTCACCACGATGACAGCGAGTACTTTTCGGTGGCGACACCCCATTAGCCCGTGCGAACGCAGCTCCGCCACAGCGCGGGCCCGAAATTCTCGAATCGTTAAGTCTCCACAAAGCACAACGCTGTCGCAGCAGGGGAAGGAAGACATCAATGACTGATTCTATTCGGCGACGACCGTCGCTTGCCGAGCGTGGGCGCCAATTCCTCGTGGCGAGGTTCAACCGAAAGTCGCAGCTCGGCATCGGCCTCACGGCGGCCGTGGTCGTCTGTGCTCTCGCCATCTGGGCGTTTAGCGGTCTGCTGGATGCGATTCTCGACAACGATGCGCTCGTGCGCTGGGACGCCATCGTCGAAGGATGGTTCCACACGCATGCAACACCGACTGGGCTCGCGATCTTGAATGCCGTGACGCAGCTCGGATCACCTGGCGTGGCAGTCGTTGTCACGGTCGTCGCGATCTATCTCTGGCGTAAGCGCGTCTTTCTACTGCTCTGGACCTGGCTCGGCGCAATTCTCGGTGGGCTGCTGATTGAGCATGTGCTGAAGAACACAGTCCACCGATCACGTCCACAATACGCGGCCGCGTATCTCCATGGCCAGTCGTACAGCTTCCCGAGTGGCCACACCATGGCGTCGACGATTTGCTATCTGCTCCTCGCGTTTCTCATCTGGTCGCATCCATCGACGAGACCAACTGTCAGGCGCGGGGCATTGATCGTGGCCGCTGCCGTCATCACTGCGGTCGGCTTCAGTCGCCTCTATCTTGGCGTGCACTATCCATCCGACGTGCTCGGAGGCCTCCTCGCTGGTATCGGATGGCTCGGGGTGTGCGGGGCCACCAGACGTTTTTTCGCCGCGCGAGACGGACTGCTCGATGGTGGATGGCGGCGCCCAACACTCGAGAGCGAATAGAAACGACGTCCGCCAAAGTGCTTCTGAAGAAGCAGAATTAGCGACACGACAGGCGGTAAGCCTCCTGTAAGGTACGGGAGCTACTGTACGATTCGTCCATACGAACGCCACAGTCAGGTCGTTCCGCCTACTCGATGCGCCATCACGTAATTCGACTCCTCACGAGTCTTCTGCTTTCTTCGGTCCCACTCGCTGGCCCCCGCGCACAATCGGCTACCGGGGGAGTCATCCATGGCCGAGTCGTAAGCGCCGGTTCTGGCGACGCGATTGCTTCCGCCACGATTGACGTCGCGAACGTTGCAACGGGAGCACCCGCCGGTCGTATCGCCAGCACCGCTGACGGCACGTTCCGCATTGCTGGGCTCGCGACTGGCCAGTACCGCGTGATCGTGCGCGCGCTCGGGTTCGCACTCAAAAGGCTTCCAGCGGTCGCGCTCAGCGGGTCGAGTCCCGACGTCGACGTCGGCGTCGTCGCGCTCAGCGAGATCGCGCTGCAGCTCGAGACTCAAGCGGTTACCGCGCAGCGCAATGAGGTCCAGATCCAACCAGATCGAACGACCTATGTCGTGCACGACATGCCCACGACCAAAGGAGGGACCGCGCTCGACGTCTTGCGCAATGTCCCCTCGGTGGACGTGGACATCGACAACAACATCAGCCTGCGTGGCAACAGTGGCGTCGTGATCGAGATCAATGGCCGTCCGAGCGCACTCAAGGGATCGCAGCTCGGGAATTTCCTCGATCAGTTGCCGGCCGACGCGGTCGATCACGTCGAGATCATTCCGAATCCATCGGCGCGCGAGGACGCGGCCGGTGTCGCCGGTATCATCAACATCGTTCTGCGGCAGAAGCCGGACGCGGGCACGAGCGGCAGTGTCACGTTAGGCGGAGGGACGACAGGCCACGTCGACGCGGGAGTCAACGGCGGTTGGCAGCGCGGGCCGCTGTCGGCCTTTGGCAGCTACTCGTTATGGCGTGACAGCCGGCCGCGTAACGACGCGATTTTCCGACAGGACAACTACGCAACGCCTCTCAATTACCTGCAGGAGAATGGAACGCGCACGCAGATCCCGCTCGTCCACACCGTTACCGGCAACGTGTCGTATCAGCCGAGCGACCACGACGAGCTCTCGGCCGATGGGTTTTACAGCAAGCGTCGCGAGTGGGAGACGCAAGGTATCTTCTACCAGTCGCTCGACTCGGCGCTCGTGCTCGACGACCTCACGGACCGGCACTCTCGCGACGTGAACCATGAGGGCAGCGCTGACGCCGCGATGAATTACAAGCACCTTTTCGCGACGAAGGGCCACACCATCTCGAGCGAGCTGCGATTCGAGGAGCACTTCGAGGGCGGCCCGACCGACATCCTAGATCAGGCGCTATGGCCGACGACCGCTCCGGCAACGACGACGTTGCAGGAGACACGAACGGTCTGGACGCACTCGAGCACCACGTCGCTCAGGCTGGATTACGTGCGTCCGCTTGTTCACGACTTGCGTTTCGAAACGGGCTACAGAGGGTACCTGGAGCGCATTCGTACGACGCAGGACGTGAAGAATTACGACTCCACGCAATCGGCGATGATCACCGATACCTCGCAGGCGAGCGATTTCGCCTATGACGCGTTGGTGCACGACGTCTACGGCATGCTCGTGGCACGGATCGGTCGCGTTCAGCTCCAGGGTGGCGCTCGCGCCGAGCATGCGGGGACGACGTTCGACCTCCGCAGGCGCGATCAACGTTATGACAATCCGTACAACAGCTTGTTCCCGAGTGGGCTCATCTCGTATTCGCTCGACGACGCGAATCAGATCAAGCTCTCGTACTCAACGCGGATTCGTCGGCCGGACGATCCGGATCTGCTCGATCCCACCCCGCGTGCCCTCGATGCGCTGAATATCTCCGTCGGCAATCCCTATCTCCGTCCGGAGTACATCCGCGCGCTCGAGCTGGGCTTTCAACGCACCGGCGACCGCGTCACTCTGCAACTCACGCCCTTTTATCGGCACTCCTTCAACGCGGTGAGAAGTATTCGCACGATCGACGCGACGGGCATCACAACGCTGAGTTACGCGAACATCGCCACGACTGATTCATACGGCACGGATGCGACTGTCGCGCTGGGCAGCGGAGGACGCCTCAGCGGCTTTGCCGGAGGCAGCGCGTACTACCAGGAGAACAACGCGAGCAATATCGATCCGAGCCTGTCGGCGAGCACGTTCGGCTGGAGCGTGCGCACGAACACGGCCTTGCGCCTGTCACGGACCATCGATGCGCAGGCACTCGTGTCGTACGTCGGACGGGCGACCGTCGCTCAGGGCTGGAGCGCCGCGCGCACGCGGGTCAGCTTCGGCATCCGAGACAAGCTCGCGGCGGACCGCTTGAGCCTAACGTTGCGTATCCTCGACCCGTTCAGCACCGTGCGCGAGCGTTCGGCGACGATTGATCCGGAGTTCACTCAGATCAACGACCGCACCCGCGCGATTCGCGGGCTACAGCTCAGTGCCACGTGGATGTTTGGACGACCAAACAAGGCCACGGACCAAATCGACCTGACCACGACCGGGCAATAAAGAGAGGAGAGCGAACCGCCGGGAGCTCGTTCGTCTGCGTTTCGTGACGGCAAGCGGTTAAGGTTTCTTTGCTTCGGCCTTCTTTTCTTTCGCCTCAGCCTTTGCGTTTTCGTGTTCGTGGGCCACGATTTCGCCGGTCTTCGCGTCGACGTTGACCTCTTCGACGCCTGACTTCCCCGCGACCTTGATGTCATACGAGTAAATCAGGCGACCGTTCTCTCGCTCGAGCTCATGTGATTGCACTTTGCCGCCCGGCACCGCGGCGAGCGCCGTCTTGCGCGCGTCGGCTTCGGCGATCTTTGCCTCTTTGCGAAGCGCGGCCTGGCTCGTCGCTTCCTTCTTCGCCGGTGCCTTGGCCGCTTGCGCCGATGCGCGGGCTGCCGCCCCAAGAGTCAACATCGCGGCGAACATCGTCAGGTACGTGACAGTCTTCATCGTTCAGCCTCCCTTAGAAGTTGAGAATTCGCTTTCAACTTCTGAACGTAGAGGGTGTACCTGACGCTACGATGACAGCGCGTCGTTGCTAGAGGCCGACGTTCACCCGAAGCTGGATGTTGCGTGGCCGGCCAACCGACGCACCGCTGAAAAACGCGCCTTTCAGCAGATACTTCTTGTCGAAGACATTCTCGATGTAGAGCGCGGGCCGGACGACTGAGCTCCCCGCTACGAGCGAGTATCCTGCGCTGAAATTGAGATCGTGCTCGCCGGCACGTGGGCATGCGATAAACGGCGCGCGAGGAACGGCGCGCGAGGAACGGCGCGCGAGGAACGGGCGCGCGAGGAACGGGCGCGCGAGAAGGGCGTGGAGAATTCGGCACGAGAAGATACACGCCGAAGTAAAACGGCGACGCAGTCGCCGGCGCCGCGTTTATCGTGGCGCATGGACTCCGACGATCCACTTCGAGTGCTCGACGCCGCACGCCTATACGGAGAGCACTGCGTCAAGATCGCGCATGAGTTGCCGCGGCGTGCGCCGGCCGGTCTTCGCAGGCAGCTCGCCAAAGCTGCTCAATCGGTCAGCGATCTTCTTGCGGAGGGCCTTGGCCGAGGGACGGTGGGGGAGAAGATTCGGTACTGCCGTATGTCAAAAGGCGAACTCGAAGAGAGCCAAAACCAACTGCGCCGTTGCATAAGGCTGGGGCTTATTCACGAGAAGGTGTTTTATAAGTCTTGGAACCTTTCCGTCGTCGTCAACCGGATGGAAGATGGCCTTCTCGCTCACCTGCAGGAAGCAGAGAGTGAGCGCATGAGCAATCATCCGTCATCTTGAGCCGCCTTTGCCCGCGCGCTCTTCCTCGCGCGCTCTTCCTCGCGCGCCCTTCCTCACGAGTCGTTTTCTAGGGCCTTGCGCCGTTTGGCGGTTGCGCCGTTTAGGTTT from Gemmatimonadaceae bacterium includes the following:
- a CDS encoding ABC transporter permease; this translates as MIRPWKQAVRSLVRRPGFAIAAIVVLGAGIAATTGVFSIVDATVLKPLPYPEPDRLVLVMEANSAKSEATGLLAPGRLEDWNRRNRTFVSISGSYAENVTETSGDVPERLASRRTSARFFAVYGVRPTVGRTFTPNEEVAGGPAAAVISDHLWERRYQRRQDVLGRRLLLAGQSYPIVGVMPRDFAPNGIDLWIPAQPWPRMLATRDARFLTGVGRMKPGVTIAAAQRDLARVQAELGEEFPATDKNWSAQVTDLASSRVGDVRQPLLFVLGSVAMLLLIAVANTAGLMLAQLQQREHELAIRGFLGATRGQVVAGIVQEVLIIAAMAIVLAVAADVVLLRVGSARLASLPRSTGIGVDWRALAIASLCGVGAALACGALPAWRATRGAIAAAISRAGRGTSSAWRGQGVLVAGQIAIATLLLCSTALMLRSYYNLTHENPGFDASHSVTFHVGAAWDEDRAAVGRMQRDLLGALANLPGVTGVGFANFLPASNATIRYRVHLQDLTTTGTGDESLLTIGERSVTSGYFSALAAPLVAGTTCPDLAVVRNGGPKVLVNRRFVTTYADGRGVVGRFLRWEQDRPDAPNTEIIGVVDDIREDNLRAPAVPYVYMCLGPGDWPDPEYVVRSGGDPRALVGAIRATVRRLEPTRALFGLMTLDDNLDATIDETRLQTSLISAFGLAAVILAVIGLYGLVALAVTTRRREIGIRIALGAEPSRVVWELATRVAWLLAGGAAGGLLMAVIAQRQLRAMVFGVAPLDPATLAGAVLGVAVAAGIATFLPAWRAARIDPVGAMRDGG
- a CDS encoding ABC transporter permease; amino-acid sequence: MRPLWIMAGVTFREAARRRILWTALAAAAILLAIFAIALRLQVLEFQSRPMSPFVRYQVESGMLMVGLYTCDLLAVVMTILTSIDTIAGEITSGTIQAIATKPIARWQILGGKFVGFVAMIIAFVALTFCGTIAVAYAATGVLPEHPVRGFLLMSGECVLVLAVTFYLGTRFTTLTVGVLALGLQAVAFMGGWLEQVSGFSQSEHIVTLGVVTSLLMPSESLWRRAAFEMQTPLAGSLSFSPFANVSIPSNQALLYAGLFAVCVVGAALSRLSRRDF
- a CDS encoding TonB-dependent receptor encodes the protein MRHHVIRLLTSLLLSSVPLAGPRAQSATGGVIHGRVVSAGSGDAIASATIDVANVATGAPAGRIASTADGTFRIAGLATGQYRVIVRALGFALKRLPAVALSGSSPDVDVGVVALSEIALQLETQAVTAQRNEVQIQPDRTTYVVHDMPTTKGGTALDVLRNVPSVDVDIDNNISLRGNSGVVIEINGRPSALKGSQLGNFLDQLPADAVDHVEIIPNPSAREDAAGVAGIINIVLRQKPDAGTSGSVTLGGGTTGHVDAGVNGGWQRGPLSAFGSYSLWRDSRPRNDAIFRQDNYATPLNYLQENGTRTQIPLVHTVTGNVSYQPSDHDELSADGFYSKRREWETQGIFYQSLDSALVLDDLTDRHSRDVNHEGSADAAMNYKHLFATKGHTISSELRFEEHFEGGPTDILDQALWPTTAPATTTLQETRTVWTHSSTTSLRLDYVRPLVHDLRFETGYRGYLERIRTTQDVKNYDSTQSAMITDTSQASDFAYDALVHDVYGMLVARIGRVQLQGGARAEHAGTTFDLRRRDQRYDNPYNSLFPSGLISYSLDDANQIKLSYSTRIRRPDDPDLLDPTPRALDALNISVGNPYLRPEYIRALELGFQRTGDRVTLQLTPFYRHSFNAVRSIRTIDATGITTLSYANIATTDSYGTDATVALGSGGRLSGFAGGSAYYQENNASNIDPSLSASTFGWSVRTNTALRLSRTIDAQALVSYVGRATVAQGWSAARTRVSFGIRDKLAADRLSLTLRILDPFSTVRERSATIDPEFTQINDRTRAIRGLQLSATWMFGRPNKATDQIDLTTTGQ
- a CDS encoding phosphatase PAP2 family protein gives rise to the protein MTDSIRRRPSLAERGRQFLVARFNRKSQLGIGLTAAVVVCALAIWAFSGLLDAILDNDALVRWDAIVEGWFHTHATPTGLAILNAVTQLGSPGVAVVVTVVAIYLWRKRVFLLLWTWLGAILGGLLIEHVLKNTVHRSRPQYAAAYLHGQSYSFPSGHTMASTICYLLLAFLIWSHPSTRPTVRRGALIVAAAVITAVGFSRLYLGVHYPSDVLGGLLAGIGWLGVCGATRRFFAARDGLLDGGWRRPTLESE
- a CDS encoding PepSY domain-containing protein, which encodes MKTVTYLTMFAAMLTLGAAARASAQAAKAPAKKEATSQAALRKEAKIAEADARKTALAAVPGGKVQSHELERENGRLIYSYDIKVAGKSGVEEVNVDAKTGEIVAHEHENAKAEAKEKKAEAKKP
- a CDS encoding ABC transporter ATP-binding protein; translation: MREAVAIETHSLRKAFGHQIAVRNLTLRVREGEIFGFLGPNGAGKSTSIKMLLGLVRPTAGSGTVLGAPIGDVEVRRQIGFLPEDFRFYEWLTASELLELHGRLAGMTTASARGRAPEVLELVGIAAHARRRLRGFSKGMLQRLGLAQALMHEPRILFLDEPTSGLDPMGRRLVRDIIRGQRDRGVTVFLNSHLLSEIEVTCDRVAFINNGEIVASRELTASGNGSERRIRLRARNMPPAIFDHLAVYVTSPIRPSAQVDEYTFDVSSEDVLPEIVRRLALSGAEVFEFSPAPTSLEETFMQLVGEDRGL
- a CDS encoding four helix bundle protein translates to MLAGTWACDKRRARNGARGTAREERAREERAREKGVENSAREDTRRSKTATQSPAPRLSWRMDSDDPLRVLDAARLYGEHCVKIAHELPRRAPAGLRRQLAKAAQSVSDLLAEGLGRGTVGEKIRYCRMSKGELEESQNQLRRCIRLGLIHEKVFYKSWNLSVVVNRMEDGLLAHLQEAESERMSNHPSS